The following are from one region of the Megachile rotundata isolate GNS110a chromosome 15, iyMegRotu1, whole genome shotgun sequence genome:
- the Usp20-33 gene encoding ubiquitin specific protease 20/33 isoform X4 produces the protein MPLSSRNCPHIANRCDLAFIETVVSQKERFIKCSECDTSGPNLWLCLFPECLWVGCAETHLDHSTVHNQKFPSHCAHMNLSTNRIWCYACKREVLTRHVPSPPRSPTQVDIKNQSNKFAGDAPVNIDCKTDDLNRLILDKIYGELLNRVNYEKDGLFNEKSGDSPDSTDSDESKDFNGKPRGLVGLQNIGNTCYMNAALQALSNVPPLTQFFLDCGHMVSYMSKDRKPGLSLSYLNLIRDMWNRKTRGYVVPHGILSGIRTVHPMFRGYHQHDTQEFLRCFMDQLHEELKEHIEDDRDSLLRLKGLGEQSSDEDETEIDGNGSSQSDAEYETCDSGVSEQSSLSDEGERGTKRRYSRVSQSEKLRSKFTNRSIKKSTVDPPFSQSQRSTQNSPVKYRTKKQMKTRSIISDIFDGKLLSSVQCLTCDRISTRVETFQDLSLPIPSRDHIDMLHQGSLTPQKAGPCSDVVYVTNQSGWLSWFLQWMRSWFWGPVVSLHDCLSAFFSADELKGDNMYSCEKCNKLRNGIKFSKVLELPEILCVHLKRFRHELMFSSKIANYVSFPLEGLDMRPYLHKECVSKVTMYDLISVICHHGTAGGGHYTCYALNPIVNKWFEFDDQCVTEVSPETVKHCEAYVLFYKKWSPEMLQLRDKTMELMEISSRELSDLNFFVSRQWINRFNTFSEPGPIDNSDFLCPHGGVNPVRAQFVDKLSMPIPQAVWEYLYNTFGGGPACTHLYECPVCEEKYELLQKRRQYEMEVFQRLNHNADNPTAIYGLAMAWLRQWQSFVRGKETQPPGPIDNNSIIINKNGQNILKVSSDYGQIPEELWQFFLTTYGGGPELMLHSCQRPVSAQSNVPLHSTSNSNLDQNFKSNRTEMKSNKLCMTRSSETVLQQDSAIESLTSDSDSHQTQRDATE, from the exons ATGCCTCTGAGTTCGAGGAATTGTCCCCACATCGCCAATCGTTGTGATCTTGCATTTATTGAGACTGTCGTGTCTCAGAAAGaaagatttataaaatgtaGTGAATGTGATACAAGCGGGCCTAACTTATGGTTGTGCTTGTTTCCTGAATGTCTTTGGGTCGGGTGCGCTGAAACACATTTGGATCATAGCACTGTACACAACCAAAAATTTCCTTCCCACTGTGCTCACATGAATCTTTCTACAAATCGTATATGGTGTTATGCTTGTAAAAGAGAAGTTTTAACCAGGCATGTACCGTCTCCACCACGGTCACCTACACAAGTAGATATTAAAAACCAGAGTAATAAGTTTGCTGGCGATGCACCTGTTAATATAGATTGTAAAACTGATGATCTTAATAGACTTATACTGGATAA GATTTATGGTGAACTTTTAAATAGAGTTAATTATGAGAAAGATGGGCTGTTTAATGAAAAATCTGGTGACTCACCAGACAGTACAGATTCAGATGAAAGCAAAGATTTTAATGGGAAACCAAGAGGTCTTGTTGGTCTTCAAAATATTGGCAATACATGTTATATGAATGCTGCACTTCAAGCTTTATCGAATGTACCTCCTTTGACACAATTCTTTTTGGATTGTGGTCATATGGTTAGCTATATGTCCAAAGATAGAAAACCTGGTTTAAGTCTAAGTTATTTAAACCTTATTCGAGACATGTGGAACAGGAAAACAAGAGGATATGTTGTACCGCATGGAATATTATCTGGTATTCGTACAGTTCATCCAATGTTTAGAGGATACCATCAACACGATACTCAAGAATTTTTGAGATGCTTTATGGATCAACTACATGAGGAATTGAAAGAACATATCGAAGATGATCGTGATAGTTTATTACGATTAAAGGGATTAGGAGAGCAATCATCAGATGAAGATGAAACTGAAATTGATGGAAATGGTTCGAGTCAGTCTGATGCCGAGTATGAAACTTGTGATTCTGGAGTAAGTGAACAAAGTTCTCTTAGTGATGAAGGTGAACGTGGTACAAAACGTAGGTATTCTCGTGTGTCTCAGTCAGAGAAGCTAAGAAGTAAATTTACAAACAGGAGTATCAAAAAATCAACTGTAGATCCACCGTTTTCTCAATCACAAAGATCTACACAAAATTCACCTGTTAAGTACAGAActaaaaaacaaatgaaaactCGAAGTATCATCAGTGATATATTTGATGGTAAACTGTTAAGTAGCGTACAATGTCTTACATGTGATAGGATTTCAACAAGAGTAGAAACTTTTCAAGATTTGTCATTACCCATTCCAAGTAGAGATCACATTGATATGTTACATCAAGGATCTCTAACTCCACAGAAAGCAGGGCCATGTTCAGATGTTGTATATGTAACCAATCAATCTGGTTGGTTGTCTTGGTTCTTGCAATGGATGCGCTCTTGGTTTTGGGGGCCAGTTGTTAGTCTTCATGACTGTCTTTCTGCATTTTTTAGTGCAGACGAACTTAAAGGAgataatatgtatagttgtgAAAAGTGTAACAAGCTGCGTAATGGaattaaattttccaaagtttTAGAATTACCAGAAATATTATGCGTTCATTTAAAAAGGTTTCGTCATGAACTGATGTTTAGTTCAAAAATAGCAAATTATGTTTCATTTCCACTGGAGGGATTAGATATGCGACCATATTTGCACAAAGAATGTGTATCCAAAGTAACTATGTATGATTTGATATCGGTAATTTGTCATCATGGAACAGCTGGTGGTGGGCATTATACTTGTTATGCATTAAATCCAATTGTTAATAAGTGGTTTGAGTTTGATGATCAGTGTGTCACTGAAGTTTCACCAGAAACAGTAAAGCATTGTGAAGCTTAcgtgttattttataaaaagtggTCACCAGAAATGTTACAATTACGTGATAAAACTATGGAGTTGATGGAAATTTCATCGAGAGAATTGTCTGATTTGAATTTCTTTGTGTCACGGCAATGGATAAATCGTTTTAACACATTTTCAGAACCAGGACCTATAGATAATTCAGATTTTCTTTGTCCACATGGTGGTGTTAATCCTGTTAGAGCACAGTTTGTAGACAAGCTTAGCATGCCCATTCCACAAGCAGTTTgggaatatttatataatac ATTTGGAGGTGGTCCAGCGTGTACTCATTTATATGAATGTCCAGTCTGTGAAGAAAAGTATGAATTGTTACAAAAAAGGAGACAATATGAGATGGAGGTATTTCAACGATTAAATCATAATGCAGATAATCCTACAGCTATTTATGGATTGGCTATGGCTTGGTTAAGACAGTGGCAAAGTTTTGTAAGAGGTAAAGAAACACAACCACCTGGaccaattgataataattctattataataaataaaaatgggcAAAACATTCTTAAAGTGA GCTCAGATTATGGACAAATACCAGAAGAACTCTGGCAGTTTTTCTTAACAACATATGGTGGAGGACCAGAATTAATGTTGCATTCATGTCAAAGACCTGTTTCTGCTCAGTCTAACGTACCATTACATTCcacttcaaattcaaatttagaTCAGAATTTTAAATCGAATCGCACAGAAATGAAATCCAATAAACTGTGTATGACTAGAAGTTCTGAAACAGTTTTACAACAAGACAGTGCTATTGAAAGTTTAACTTCTGATAGTGATTCTCATCAAACACAAAGAGATGCCActgaataa
- the Usp20-33 gene encoding ubiquitin specific protease 20/33 isoform X3, with product MPLSSRNCPHIANRCDLAFIETVVSQKERFIKCSECDTSGPNLWLCLFPECLWVGCAETHLDHSTVHNQKFPSHCAHMNLSTNRIWCYACKREVLTRHVPSPPRSPTQVDIKNQSNKFAGDAPVNIDCKTDDLNRLILDKIYGELLNRVNYEKDGLFNEKSGDSPDSTDSDESKDFNGKPRGLVGLQNIGNTCYMNAALQALSNVPPLTQFFLDCGHMVSYMSKDRKPGLSLSYLNLIRDMWNRKTRGYVVPHGILSGIRTVHPMFRGYHQHDTQEFLRCFMDQLHEELKEHIEDDRDSLLRLKGLGEQSSDEDETEIDGNGSSQSDAEYETCDSGVSEQSSLSDEGERGTKRRYSRVSQSEKLRSKFTNRSIKKSTVDPPFSQSQRSTQNSPVKYRTKKQMKTRSIISDIFDGKLLSSVQCLTCDRISTRVETFQDLSLPIPSRDHIDMLHQGSLTPQKAGPCSDVVYVTNQSGWLSWFLQWMRSWFWGPVVSLHDCLSAFFSADELKGDNMYSCEKCNKLRNGIKFSKVLELPEILCVHLKRFRHELMFSSKIANYVSFPLEGLDMRPYLHKECVSKVTMYDLISVICHHGTAGGGHYTCYALNPIVNKWFEFDDQCVTEVSPETVKHCEAYVLFYKKWSPEMLQLRDKTMELMEISSRELSDLNFFVSRQWINRFNTFSEPGPIDNSDFLCPHGGVNPVRAQFVDKLSMPIPQAVWEYLYNTFGGGPACTHLYECPVCEEKYELLQKRRQYEMEVFQRLNHNADNPTAIYGLAMAWLRQWQSFVRGKETQPPGPIDNNSIIINKNGQNILKVREMQV from the exons ATGCCTCTGAGTTCGAGGAATTGTCCCCACATCGCCAATCGTTGTGATCTTGCATTTATTGAGACTGTCGTGTCTCAGAAAGaaagatttataaaatgtaGTGAATGTGATACAAGCGGGCCTAACTTATGGTTGTGCTTGTTTCCTGAATGTCTTTGGGTCGGGTGCGCTGAAACACATTTGGATCATAGCACTGTACACAACCAAAAATTTCCTTCCCACTGTGCTCACATGAATCTTTCTACAAATCGTATATGGTGTTATGCTTGTAAAAGAGAAGTTTTAACCAGGCATGTACCGTCTCCACCACGGTCACCTACACAAGTAGATATTAAAAACCAGAGTAATAAGTTTGCTGGCGATGCACCTGTTAATATAGATTGTAAAACTGATGATCTTAATAGACTTATACTGGATAA GATTTATGGTGAACTTTTAAATAGAGTTAATTATGAGAAAGATGGGCTGTTTAATGAAAAATCTGGTGACTCACCAGACAGTACAGATTCAGATGAAAGCAAAGATTTTAATGGGAAACCAAGAGGTCTTGTTGGTCTTCAAAATATTGGCAATACATGTTATATGAATGCTGCACTTCAAGCTTTATCGAATGTACCTCCTTTGACACAATTCTTTTTGGATTGTGGTCATATGGTTAGCTATATGTCCAAAGATAGAAAACCTGGTTTAAGTCTAAGTTATTTAAACCTTATTCGAGACATGTGGAACAGGAAAACAAGAGGATATGTTGTACCGCATGGAATATTATCTGGTATTCGTACAGTTCATCCAATGTTTAGAGGATACCATCAACACGATACTCAAGAATTTTTGAGATGCTTTATGGATCAACTACATGAGGAATTGAAAGAACATATCGAAGATGATCGTGATAGTTTATTACGATTAAAGGGATTAGGAGAGCAATCATCAGATGAAGATGAAACTGAAATTGATGGAAATGGTTCGAGTCAGTCTGATGCCGAGTATGAAACTTGTGATTCTGGAGTAAGTGAACAAAGTTCTCTTAGTGATGAAGGTGAACGTGGTACAAAACGTAGGTATTCTCGTGTGTCTCAGTCAGAGAAGCTAAGAAGTAAATTTACAAACAGGAGTATCAAAAAATCAACTGTAGATCCACCGTTTTCTCAATCACAAAGATCTACACAAAATTCACCTGTTAAGTACAGAActaaaaaacaaatgaaaactCGAAGTATCATCAGTGATATATTTGATGGTAAACTGTTAAGTAGCGTACAATGTCTTACATGTGATAGGATTTCAACAAGAGTAGAAACTTTTCAAGATTTGTCATTACCCATTCCAAGTAGAGATCACATTGATATGTTACATCAAGGATCTCTAACTCCACAGAAAGCAGGGCCATGTTCAGATGTTGTATATGTAACCAATCAATCTGGTTGGTTGTCTTGGTTCTTGCAATGGATGCGCTCTTGGTTTTGGGGGCCAGTTGTTAGTCTTCATGACTGTCTTTCTGCATTTTTTAGTGCAGACGAACTTAAAGGAgataatatgtatagttgtgAAAAGTGTAACAAGCTGCGTAATGGaattaaattttccaaagtttTAGAATTACCAGAAATATTATGCGTTCATTTAAAAAGGTTTCGTCATGAACTGATGTTTAGTTCAAAAATAGCAAATTATGTTTCATTTCCACTGGAGGGATTAGATATGCGACCATATTTGCACAAAGAATGTGTATCCAAAGTAACTATGTATGATTTGATATCGGTAATTTGTCATCATGGAACAGCTGGTGGTGGGCATTATACTTGTTATGCATTAAATCCAATTGTTAATAAGTGGTTTGAGTTTGATGATCAGTGTGTCACTGAAGTTTCACCAGAAACAGTAAAGCATTGTGAAGCTTAcgtgttattttataaaaagtggTCACCAGAAATGTTACAATTACGTGATAAAACTATGGAGTTGATGGAAATTTCATCGAGAGAATTGTCTGATTTGAATTTCTTTGTGTCACGGCAATGGATAAATCGTTTTAACACATTTTCAGAACCAGGACCTATAGATAATTCAGATTTTCTTTGTCCACATGGTGGTGTTAATCCTGTTAGAGCACAGTTTGTAGACAAGCTTAGCATGCCCATTCCACAAGCAGTTTgggaatatttatataatac ATTTGGAGGTGGTCCAGCGTGTACTCATTTATATGAATGTCCAGTCTGTGAAGAAAAGTATGAATTGTTACAAAAAAGGAGACAATATGAGATGGAGGTATTTCAACGATTAAATCATAATGCAGATAATCCTACAGCTATTTATGGATTGGCTATGGCTTGGTTAAGACAGTGGCAAAGTTTTGTAAGAGGTAAAGAAACACAACCACCTGGaccaattgataataattctattataataaataaaaatgggcAAAACATTCTTAAAGTGA GGGAGATGCAAGTTTGA
- the Usp20-33 gene encoding ubiquitin specific protease 20/33 isoform X1: MPLSSRNCPHIANRCDLAFIETVVSQKERFIKCSECDTSGPNLWLCLFPECLWVGCAETHLDHSTVHNQKFPSHCAHMNLSTNRIWCYACKREVLTRHVPSPPRSPTQVDIKNQSNKFAGDAPVNIDCKTDDLNRLILDKIYGELLNRVNYEKDGLFNEKSGDSPDSTDSDESKDFNGKPRGLVGLQNIGNTCYMNAALQALSNVPPLTQFFLDCGHMVSYMSKDRKPGLSLSYLNLIRDMWNRKTRGYVVPHGILSGIRTVHPMFRGYHQHDTQEFLRCFMDQLHEELKEHIEDDRDSLLRLKGLGEQSSDEDETEIDGNGSSQSDAEYETCDSGVSEQSSLSDEGERGTKRRYSRVSQSEKLRSKFTNRSIKKSTVDPPFSQSQRSTQNSPVKYRTKKQMKTRSIISDIFDGKLLSSVQCLTCDRISTRVETFQDLSLPIPSRDHIDMLHQGSLTPQKAGPCSDVVYVTNQSGWLSWFLQWMRSWFWGPVVSLHDCLSAFFSADELKGDNMYSCEKCNKLRNGIKFSKVLELPEILCVHLKRFRHELMFSSKIANYVSFPLEGLDMRPYLHKECVSKVTMYDLISVICHHGTAGGGHYTCYALNPIVNKWFEFDDQCVTEVSPETVKHCEAYVLFYKKWSPEMLQLRDKTMELMEISSRELSDLNFFVSRQWINRFNTFSEPGPIDNSDFLCPHGGVNPVRAQFVDKLSMPIPQAVWEYLYNTFGGGPACTHLYECPVCEEKYELLQKRRQYEMEVFQRLNHNADNPTAIYGLAMAWLRQWQSFVRGKETQPPGPIDNNSIIINKNGQNILKGRCKFEVQYWDAKRCLVDHIDRGLRVRGMLAIFF, encoded by the exons ATGCCTCTGAGTTCGAGGAATTGTCCCCACATCGCCAATCGTTGTGATCTTGCATTTATTGAGACTGTCGTGTCTCAGAAAGaaagatttataaaatgtaGTGAATGTGATACAAGCGGGCCTAACTTATGGTTGTGCTTGTTTCCTGAATGTCTTTGGGTCGGGTGCGCTGAAACACATTTGGATCATAGCACTGTACACAACCAAAAATTTCCTTCCCACTGTGCTCACATGAATCTTTCTACAAATCGTATATGGTGTTATGCTTGTAAAAGAGAAGTTTTAACCAGGCATGTACCGTCTCCACCACGGTCACCTACACAAGTAGATATTAAAAACCAGAGTAATAAGTTTGCTGGCGATGCACCTGTTAATATAGATTGTAAAACTGATGATCTTAATAGACTTATACTGGATAA GATTTATGGTGAACTTTTAAATAGAGTTAATTATGAGAAAGATGGGCTGTTTAATGAAAAATCTGGTGACTCACCAGACAGTACAGATTCAGATGAAAGCAAAGATTTTAATGGGAAACCAAGAGGTCTTGTTGGTCTTCAAAATATTGGCAATACATGTTATATGAATGCTGCACTTCAAGCTTTATCGAATGTACCTCCTTTGACACAATTCTTTTTGGATTGTGGTCATATGGTTAGCTATATGTCCAAAGATAGAAAACCTGGTTTAAGTCTAAGTTATTTAAACCTTATTCGAGACATGTGGAACAGGAAAACAAGAGGATATGTTGTACCGCATGGAATATTATCTGGTATTCGTACAGTTCATCCAATGTTTAGAGGATACCATCAACACGATACTCAAGAATTTTTGAGATGCTTTATGGATCAACTACATGAGGAATTGAAAGAACATATCGAAGATGATCGTGATAGTTTATTACGATTAAAGGGATTAGGAGAGCAATCATCAGATGAAGATGAAACTGAAATTGATGGAAATGGTTCGAGTCAGTCTGATGCCGAGTATGAAACTTGTGATTCTGGAGTAAGTGAACAAAGTTCTCTTAGTGATGAAGGTGAACGTGGTACAAAACGTAGGTATTCTCGTGTGTCTCAGTCAGAGAAGCTAAGAAGTAAATTTACAAACAGGAGTATCAAAAAATCAACTGTAGATCCACCGTTTTCTCAATCACAAAGATCTACACAAAATTCACCTGTTAAGTACAGAActaaaaaacaaatgaaaactCGAAGTATCATCAGTGATATATTTGATGGTAAACTGTTAAGTAGCGTACAATGTCTTACATGTGATAGGATTTCAACAAGAGTAGAAACTTTTCAAGATTTGTCATTACCCATTCCAAGTAGAGATCACATTGATATGTTACATCAAGGATCTCTAACTCCACAGAAAGCAGGGCCATGTTCAGATGTTGTATATGTAACCAATCAATCTGGTTGGTTGTCTTGGTTCTTGCAATGGATGCGCTCTTGGTTTTGGGGGCCAGTTGTTAGTCTTCATGACTGTCTTTCTGCATTTTTTAGTGCAGACGAACTTAAAGGAgataatatgtatagttgtgAAAAGTGTAACAAGCTGCGTAATGGaattaaattttccaaagtttTAGAATTACCAGAAATATTATGCGTTCATTTAAAAAGGTTTCGTCATGAACTGATGTTTAGTTCAAAAATAGCAAATTATGTTTCATTTCCACTGGAGGGATTAGATATGCGACCATATTTGCACAAAGAATGTGTATCCAAAGTAACTATGTATGATTTGATATCGGTAATTTGTCATCATGGAACAGCTGGTGGTGGGCATTATACTTGTTATGCATTAAATCCAATTGTTAATAAGTGGTTTGAGTTTGATGATCAGTGTGTCACTGAAGTTTCACCAGAAACAGTAAAGCATTGTGAAGCTTAcgtgttattttataaaaagtggTCACCAGAAATGTTACAATTACGTGATAAAACTATGGAGTTGATGGAAATTTCATCGAGAGAATTGTCTGATTTGAATTTCTTTGTGTCACGGCAATGGATAAATCGTTTTAACACATTTTCAGAACCAGGACCTATAGATAATTCAGATTTTCTTTGTCCACATGGTGGTGTTAATCCTGTTAGAGCACAGTTTGTAGACAAGCTTAGCATGCCCATTCCACAAGCAGTTTgggaatatttatataatac ATTTGGAGGTGGTCCAGCGTGTACTCATTTATATGAATGTCCAGTCTGTGAAGAAAAGTATGAATTGTTACAAAAAAGGAGACAATATGAGATGGAGGTATTTCAACGATTAAATCATAATGCAGATAATCCTACAGCTATTTATGGATTGGCTATGGCTTGGTTAAGACAGTGGCAAAGTTTTGTAAGAGGTAAAGAAACACAACCACCTGGaccaattgataataattctattataataaataaaaatgggcAAAACATTCTTAAA GGGAGATGCAAGTTTGAAGTACAGTACTGGGATGCCAAGAGATGTCTCGTGGACCACATCGATCGAGGCTTGCGCGTTCGAGGGATGCTGGCTATATTCTTCTGA
- the Usp20-33 gene encoding ubiquitin specific protease 20/33 isoform X2 has translation MPLSSRNCPHIANRCDLAFIETVVSQKERFIKCSECDTSGPNLWLCLFPECLWVGCAETHLDHSTVHNQKFPSHCAHMNLSTNRIWCYACKREVLTRHVPSPPRSPTQVDIKNQSNKFAGDAPVNIDCKTDDLNRLILDKIYGELLNRVNYEKDGLFNEKSGDSPDSTDSDESKDFNGKPRGLVGLQNIGNTCYMNAALQALSNVPPLTQFFLDCGHMVSYMSKDRKPGLSLSYLNLIRDMWNRKTRGYVVPHGILSGIRTVHPMFRGYHQHDTQEFLRCFMDQLHEELKEHIEDDRDSLLRLKGLGEQSSDEDETEIDGNGSSQSDAEYETCDSGVSEQSSLSDEGERGTKRRYSRVSQSEKLRSKFTNRSIKKSTVDPPFSQSQRSTQNSPVKYRTKKQMKTRSIISDIFDGKLLSSVQCLTCDRISTRVETFQDLSLPIPSRDHIDMLHQGSLTPQKAGPCSDVVYVTNQSGWLSWFLQWMRSWFWGPVVSLHDCLSAFFSADELKGDNMYSCEKCNKLRNGIKFSKVLELPEILCVHLKRFRHELMFSSKIANYVSFPLEGLDMRPYLHKECVSKVTMYDLISVICHHGTAGGGHYTCYALNPIVNKWFEFDDQCVTEVSPETVKHCEAYVLFYKKWSPEMLQLRDKTMELMEISSRELSDLNFFVSRQWINRFNTFSEPGPIDNSDFLCPHGGVNPVRAQFVDKLSMPIPQAVWEYLYNTFGGGPACTHLYECPVCEEKYELLQKRRQYEMEVFQRLNHNADNPTAIYGLAMAWLRQWQSFVRGKETQPPGPIDNNSIIINKNGQNILKAQIMDKYQKNSGSFS, from the exons ATGCCTCTGAGTTCGAGGAATTGTCCCCACATCGCCAATCGTTGTGATCTTGCATTTATTGAGACTGTCGTGTCTCAGAAAGaaagatttataaaatgtaGTGAATGTGATACAAGCGGGCCTAACTTATGGTTGTGCTTGTTTCCTGAATGTCTTTGGGTCGGGTGCGCTGAAACACATTTGGATCATAGCACTGTACACAACCAAAAATTTCCTTCCCACTGTGCTCACATGAATCTTTCTACAAATCGTATATGGTGTTATGCTTGTAAAAGAGAAGTTTTAACCAGGCATGTACCGTCTCCACCACGGTCACCTACACAAGTAGATATTAAAAACCAGAGTAATAAGTTTGCTGGCGATGCACCTGTTAATATAGATTGTAAAACTGATGATCTTAATAGACTTATACTGGATAA GATTTATGGTGAACTTTTAAATAGAGTTAATTATGAGAAAGATGGGCTGTTTAATGAAAAATCTGGTGACTCACCAGACAGTACAGATTCAGATGAAAGCAAAGATTTTAATGGGAAACCAAGAGGTCTTGTTGGTCTTCAAAATATTGGCAATACATGTTATATGAATGCTGCACTTCAAGCTTTATCGAATGTACCTCCTTTGACACAATTCTTTTTGGATTGTGGTCATATGGTTAGCTATATGTCCAAAGATAGAAAACCTGGTTTAAGTCTAAGTTATTTAAACCTTATTCGAGACATGTGGAACAGGAAAACAAGAGGATATGTTGTACCGCATGGAATATTATCTGGTATTCGTACAGTTCATCCAATGTTTAGAGGATACCATCAACACGATACTCAAGAATTTTTGAGATGCTTTATGGATCAACTACATGAGGAATTGAAAGAACATATCGAAGATGATCGTGATAGTTTATTACGATTAAAGGGATTAGGAGAGCAATCATCAGATGAAGATGAAACTGAAATTGATGGAAATGGTTCGAGTCAGTCTGATGCCGAGTATGAAACTTGTGATTCTGGAGTAAGTGAACAAAGTTCTCTTAGTGATGAAGGTGAACGTGGTACAAAACGTAGGTATTCTCGTGTGTCTCAGTCAGAGAAGCTAAGAAGTAAATTTACAAACAGGAGTATCAAAAAATCAACTGTAGATCCACCGTTTTCTCAATCACAAAGATCTACACAAAATTCACCTGTTAAGTACAGAActaaaaaacaaatgaaaactCGAAGTATCATCAGTGATATATTTGATGGTAAACTGTTAAGTAGCGTACAATGTCTTACATGTGATAGGATTTCAACAAGAGTAGAAACTTTTCAAGATTTGTCATTACCCATTCCAAGTAGAGATCACATTGATATGTTACATCAAGGATCTCTAACTCCACAGAAAGCAGGGCCATGTTCAGATGTTGTATATGTAACCAATCAATCTGGTTGGTTGTCTTGGTTCTTGCAATGGATGCGCTCTTGGTTTTGGGGGCCAGTTGTTAGTCTTCATGACTGTCTTTCTGCATTTTTTAGTGCAGACGAACTTAAAGGAgataatatgtatagttgtgAAAAGTGTAACAAGCTGCGTAATGGaattaaattttccaaagtttTAGAATTACCAGAAATATTATGCGTTCATTTAAAAAGGTTTCGTCATGAACTGATGTTTAGTTCAAAAATAGCAAATTATGTTTCATTTCCACTGGAGGGATTAGATATGCGACCATATTTGCACAAAGAATGTGTATCCAAAGTAACTATGTATGATTTGATATCGGTAATTTGTCATCATGGAACAGCTGGTGGTGGGCATTATACTTGTTATGCATTAAATCCAATTGTTAATAAGTGGTTTGAGTTTGATGATCAGTGTGTCACTGAAGTTTCACCAGAAACAGTAAAGCATTGTGAAGCTTAcgtgttattttataaaaagtggTCACCAGAAATGTTACAATTACGTGATAAAACTATGGAGTTGATGGAAATTTCATCGAGAGAATTGTCTGATTTGAATTTCTTTGTGTCACGGCAATGGATAAATCGTTTTAACACATTTTCAGAACCAGGACCTATAGATAATTCAGATTTTCTTTGTCCACATGGTGGTGTTAATCCTGTTAGAGCACAGTTTGTAGACAAGCTTAGCATGCCCATTCCACAAGCAGTTTgggaatatttatataatac ATTTGGAGGTGGTCCAGCGTGTACTCATTTATATGAATGTCCAGTCTGTGAAGAAAAGTATGAATTGTTACAAAAAAGGAGACAATATGAGATGGAGGTATTTCAACGATTAAATCATAATGCAGATAATCCTACAGCTATTTATGGATTGGCTATGGCTTGGTTAAGACAGTGGCAAAGTTTTGTAAGAGGTAAAGAAACACAACCACCTGGaccaattgataataattctattataataaataaaaatgggcAAAACATTCTTAAA GCTCAGATTATGGACAAATACCAGAAGAACTCTGGCAGTTTTTCTTAA